The following proteins are co-located in the Microbacterium sp. SORGH_AS_0888 genome:
- a CDS encoding AtzH-like domain-containing protein gives MTELGADIPADLFSAFDRYERAILDNDLDVLDEMFAPGPDTLRGDAAGLLVGHDVISAFRGVRGGVPPREIERIEYRPLGQDVALLVSVSRYRGGGTGLQSQVWQRVDGSWRIAAAHVTGRAQALDRSVWRSVGDPLLQGAWEGPLRGLTVAVKDLFAIKGYRIGAGNPTFLDSARPEASTAPAVTDLLRGGASLRGIARTDEFAYSIAGDNAHYGTPPNGALPGALPGGSSSGPASAVATGQAEIGLATDTAGSIRVPASYQGLWGLRTTHGLVPRMGMLPLAQSFDTVGWLTRDGDTLQRVADWCLSYDGSESTESVFGESGDDLPWRFIVPDEVMDAVEPDTRAAFDALLARLAASDDPPVLRRVAIGDLAGYHEPFRAVQAAEAWRNNADWLRAHPGATGAAVAERFRLASEVTAEEESAARARLEELREHVHDLVRDAVLILPTVPGPAPMRTADGARIDAVRTATLRMTTPAAIGGLPALSAPLLSVPSHLGPAPVGVCLVSRAGTDIALVRLARRLATLLR, from the coding sequence ATGACGGAGCTCGGTGCCGACATCCCGGCCGACCTGTTCAGCGCCTTCGACCGGTACGAGCGCGCCATCCTCGACAACGACCTCGACGTGCTGGACGAGATGTTCGCGCCGGGGCCCGACACGCTGCGCGGGGATGCCGCAGGGCTGCTGGTCGGCCATGACGTCATCAGCGCGTTCCGCGGCGTGCGCGGCGGCGTTCCCCCGCGCGAGATCGAACGCATCGAGTACCGGCCGCTGGGCCAGGATGTCGCGCTCCTCGTCTCGGTCTCCCGGTACCGCGGCGGCGGCACCGGCCTCCAGTCTCAGGTGTGGCAGCGCGTCGACGGCTCGTGGCGGATCGCCGCGGCCCATGTGACCGGGCGGGCGCAGGCGCTCGACCGGTCGGTCTGGCGGTCGGTCGGCGACCCCCTGCTCCAGGGCGCGTGGGAGGGTCCGCTGCGCGGCCTGACGGTCGCCGTGAAAGACCTCTTCGCGATCAAGGGCTACCGCATCGGCGCCGGCAACCCGACGTTCCTCGACTCCGCGCGTCCCGAGGCGTCGACGGCGCCCGCGGTCACCGATCTGCTCCGCGGCGGCGCGTCGCTGCGCGGCATCGCACGCACGGACGAGTTCGCGTACTCGATCGCCGGCGACAACGCGCACTACGGCACGCCGCCCAACGGCGCGCTGCCGGGCGCCCTGCCCGGCGGCTCGTCGAGCGGACCCGCGAGCGCCGTCGCGACCGGCCAGGCCGAGATCGGACTCGCGACCGACACGGCCGGCTCGATCCGCGTCCCCGCCTCCTACCAGGGGCTCTGGGGTTTGCGCACGACGCACGGACTCGTGCCGCGCATGGGCATGCTCCCGCTCGCGCAGTCGTTCGACACGGTCGGGTGGCTCACCCGCGACGGCGACACGCTGCAGCGCGTCGCCGACTGGTGCCTCAGCTACGACGGCTCCGAGTCCACCGAGAGCGTGTTCGGCGAGTCCGGCGACGACCTCCCGTGGCGATTCATCGTTCCCGACGAGGTGATGGATGCGGTCGAGCCCGACACCCGCGCGGCGTTCGACGCACTGCTGGCGCGCCTCGCGGCATCCGATGACCCTCCCGTGCTCCGTCGTGTCGCGATCGGCGACCTCGCGGGCTACCACGAGCCGTTCCGCGCGGTGCAGGCCGCCGAGGCGTGGCGCAACAACGCCGACTGGCTGCGCGCGCATCCGGGCGCGACGGGCGCCGCGGTCGCCGAACGCTTCCGGCTGGCGAGCGAGGTGACGGCGGAGGAGGAGTCCGCGGCCCGGGCGCGGCTCGAAGAGCTGCGCGAGCACGTGCACGACCTCGTGCGCGACGCCGTGCTGATCCTGCCGACCGTGCCGGGTCCCGCCCCGATGCGCACGGCCGACGGGGCGCGCATCGACGCCGTCCGCACGGCGACGCTGCGGATGACGACGCCCGCCGCGATCGGCGGTCTCCCCGCGCTGTCTGCCCCGCTGCTGTCGGTGCCGTCGCACCTGGGACCGGCGCCCGTGGGCGTGTGCCTGGTCTCGCGCGCCGGCACCGACATCGCGCTCGTGCGCCTCGCCCGCCGCCTCGCCACCCTCCTCCGCTGA
- a CDS encoding alanine--glyoxylate aminotransferase family protein: MSSFVETTSPIDPPARLLMGPGPISAYPSVLRAMSAPLVGQYDPFMTATMTETQELYRQVWATRNDGTMLVDGTSRAGIEAAILSLVRPGDRVLVPVFGRFGHLLAEIAERALAEVHTIETEWGQVFPPSVIEEAIVRVKPTLLALVQGDTSTTMLQPLEEVGAICQKHGVLFYSDATASLGGNPFEADAWGLDAATAGLQKCLGGPSGSAPITLSARAVEVIRGRKRIEAGIREAGDPDASDFVRSNYFDLGMILDYWGPRRLNHHTEATSMLYGARECARLLLLEGRDAVIARHELAGRAMLTGVEALGMTVFGDTAHKMTNVVAVEIPEGVPGDVARQAMLDDFGIEIGTSFGPLHGRVWRIGTMGYNARKDAVLTTLVALEAVLRRFGAAVPVGGGVEAALAVYAEAA, from the coding sequence ATGTCCTCCTTCGTCGAAACCACGTCGCCCATCGACCCGCCCGCCCGGCTGCTCATGGGGCCGGGGCCCATCTCCGCCTACCCGAGCGTGCTGCGGGCGATGTCGGCGCCGCTCGTGGGGCAGTACGACCCCTTCATGACCGCCACCATGACCGAGACGCAGGAGCTGTACCGGCAGGTGTGGGCCACCCGCAACGACGGCACCATGCTCGTGGACGGCACGAGCCGCGCGGGCATCGAGGCGGCGATCCTCTCCCTCGTCCGCCCCGGCGACCGGGTGCTCGTGCCCGTGTTCGGCCGCTTCGGACACCTGCTGGCCGAGATCGCCGAGCGCGCGCTGGCCGAGGTGCACACGATTGAGACCGAGTGGGGTCAGGTGTTCCCGCCCTCCGTCATCGAGGAGGCGATCGTGCGCGTCAAGCCCACGCTCCTCGCACTCGTGCAGGGCGACACCTCCACGACCATGCTCCAGCCGCTGGAGGAGGTCGGTGCGATCTGCCAGAAGCACGGCGTGCTGTTCTACTCGGACGCGACCGCCTCTCTCGGCGGCAACCCGTTCGAGGCGGACGCCTGGGGTCTGGATGCCGCGACCGCCGGACTTCAGAAGTGCCTGGGCGGACCGAGCGGTTCCGCGCCGATCACGCTGAGCGCGCGTGCGGTCGAGGTGATCCGCGGTCGCAAGCGGATCGAGGCGGGCATCCGCGAGGCCGGCGACCCCGACGCATCCGACTTCGTCCGCTCGAACTACTTCGACCTCGGCATGATCCTCGACTACTGGGGTCCGCGACGGCTGAACCACCACACGGAGGCCACGAGCATGCTCTACGGCGCTCGTGAGTGCGCCCGCCTGCTGCTGCTCGAGGGCCGGGACGCGGTCATCGCCCGGCACGAGCTCGCGGGTCGCGCGATGCTCACGGGCGTCGAGGCCCTCGGCATGACCGTCTTCGGCGACACGGCGCACAAGATGACCAACGTCGTCGCCGTCGAGATCCCCGAGGGCGTGCCCGGGGATGTCGCGCGCCAGGCGATGCTCGACGACTTCGGCATCGAGATCGGCACCTCGTTCGGCCCCCTCCACGGACGGGTGTGGCGCATCGGGACGATGGGCTACAACGCCCGCAAGGACGCCGTGCTCACGACCCTCGTCGCCCTCGAGGCGGTGCTTCGCCGCTTCGGCGCGGCGGTGCCCGTCGGGGGCGGGGTGGAAGCCGCGCTCGCCGTCTACGCGGAGGCCGCCTGA
- the kdpC gene encoding K(+)-transporting ATPase subunit C gives MNTATRSTGRTLWVAIRAMAVFTLLLGIGYTALVTGVGQLALPAQANGSLQRGADGQVVGSALLGQGFLDAAGDPLPQYFQSRPSAAGDGWDAASSSGSNLGPENEDLIDAIGTRKAQIAAFDGVPEDRIPADAVTASGSGLDPDISPAYAEIQVARVARARGLTAAEVQSLVAAHTTGRDLGYLGEPTVNVLQLNLALDELKG, from the coding sequence ATGAACACGGCCACCCGCTCCACCGGACGCACCCTCTGGGTCGCGATCCGGGCCATGGCGGTCTTCACGCTGCTGCTCGGCATCGGCTACACGGCGCTCGTCACCGGCGTCGGCCAGCTGGCGCTGCCCGCCCAGGCCAACGGCTCGCTCCAGCGCGGAGCCGACGGCCAGGTCGTCGGCTCCGCGCTGCTCGGCCAGGGCTTCCTGGATGCTGCGGGCGACCCGCTCCCGCAGTACTTCCAGTCGCGGCCGTCGGCTGCCGGGGACGGCTGGGACGCCGCCTCGTCCTCCGGCTCCAACCTCGGCCCCGAGAACGAGGATCTGATCGACGCGATCGGCACGCGCAAGGCCCAGATCGCGGCCTTCGACGGAGTGCCGGAGGACCGGATCCCCGCGGATGCGGTGACGGCGTCCGGCTCAGGCCTCGACCCCGACATCAGCCCCGCCTACGCCGAGATCCAGGTCGCCCGGGTCGCACGGGCCCGCGGGCTGACGGCGGCCGAGGTGCAGAGCCTCGTCGCCGCGCACACGACCGGCCGCGATCTCGGATACCTCGGCGAGCCCACCGTGAACGTCCTGCAGCTTAACCTGGCACTCGACGAGCTGAAGGGCTGA
- the kdpA gene encoding potassium-transporting ATPase subunit KdpA, whose protein sequence is MAWLFAGAALLTVAVVLAVFWRPLGDYMAWAYTTARDARIERGVYRVIGVDPRAEQTWQAYLRGVLLFSLVGVLLVYLFQRTQQWLPLSLGLPAPSEPLSFDTAVSFVTNTNWQSYSPEQTLGYTVQFAALAVQNFVSAAVGMAVAIALVRGFAARRSGTIGNFWVDLVRGTLRILLPISVVGAIVLIAGGVIQNLTSFSEVPTISGGTATIPGGPVASQEAIKLLGTNGGGFYNANSAHPFENPTGWTSLFEIVLMLLIPVALTRTFGRMVGDIRQGYAILGAMTVLFVASFAALTAFLLAGAGTAPQLAGGALEGVETRFGLPLTSLFETASTATSTGAVSAMHDSFPALAGMMTMLNMMLGEVAPGGVGSGLYGILIMAVIAVFIAGLLVGRTPEYLGKKIGAREIKLASLYILVTPVFVLAGTALSFAIPGVRDDVTGTSILNPGVHGFSEVLYAFTSAANNNGSAFAGLTANTPWLNTALGVVMLLGRFVPIVLVLALAGSLATQDAVPVTAGTLPTHRPLFVSLLVGAVILVAALTYFPVLALGPLAEGLA, encoded by the coding sequence ATGGCGTGGCTGTTCGCCGGCGCGGCGCTGCTGACCGTCGCCGTGGTCCTCGCGGTCTTCTGGCGTCCGCTCGGCGACTACATGGCGTGGGCGTACACGACCGCCAGGGACGCCCGCATCGAGCGGGGCGTCTACCGCGTGATCGGCGTCGACCCCCGCGCGGAGCAGACCTGGCAGGCGTACCTGCGCGGCGTGCTCCTGTTCTCGCTCGTCGGCGTGCTGCTGGTCTACCTGTTCCAGCGCACGCAGCAGTGGCTGCCGCTCTCGCTCGGACTGCCCGCTCCCAGCGAGCCGCTCTCCTTCGACACGGCGGTCTCGTTCGTCACCAACACGAACTGGCAGTCCTATTCGCCGGAGCAGACGCTCGGCTACACGGTGCAATTCGCGGCACTCGCCGTCCAGAACTTCGTCTCCGCGGCCGTCGGCATGGCCGTCGCCATCGCGCTCGTGCGCGGCTTCGCCGCCCGGCGCTCGGGCACGATCGGCAACTTCTGGGTCGATCTCGTGCGCGGCACGCTGCGGATCCTGCTGCCGATCTCCGTGGTCGGCGCGATCGTCCTCATCGCCGGAGGCGTCATCCAGAACCTGACCTCGTTCAGCGAGGTCCCGACGATCTCGGGCGGCACCGCGACGATCCCCGGGGGGCCGGTCGCCTCGCAGGAGGCGATCAAGCTGCTCGGCACGAACGGCGGCGGCTTCTACAACGCGAACTCGGCGCATCCCTTCGAGAACCCGACGGGGTGGACGAGCCTGTTCGAGATCGTGCTGATGCTCCTGATCCCGGTCGCCCTCACCCGCACGTTCGGCAGGATGGTCGGCGACATCCGGCAGGGCTACGCGATCCTCGGCGCCATGACGGTGCTCTTCGTCGCCTCCTTCGCCGCGCTCACGGCTTTCCTGCTGGCCGGTGCCGGCACGGCGCCGCAGCTGGCGGGCGGCGCGCTCGAGGGCGTCGAGACGCGCTTCGGCCTCCCCCTCACCTCGCTGTTCGAGACCGCGAGCACCGCGACCTCGACCGGCGCGGTCTCGGCCATGCACGACTCGTTCCCCGCCCTCGCCGGCATGATGACGATGCTCAACATGATGCTCGGCGAGGTCGCCCCCGGCGGCGTCGGCTCCGGGCTCTACGGCATCCTCATCATGGCCGTCATCGCGGTGTTCATCGCGGGCCTGCTCGTCGGCCGCACCCCCGAGTACCTGGGAAAGAAGATCGGTGCCCGCGAGATCAAGCTCGCGAGCCTCTACATCCTCGTGACCCCCGTGTTCGTGCTGGCCGGCACCGCGCTGAGCTTCGCCATCCCGGGCGTGCGCGACGACGTCACCGGCACCTCGATCCTCAATCCCGGCGTGCACGGGTTCTCCGAGGTGCTGTACGCCTTCACCTCCGCCGCCAACAACAACGGCTCCGCGTTCGCGGGACTCACCGCGAACACCCCGTGGCTGAACACGGCCCTGGGCGTCGTGATGCTGCTCGGACGTTTCGTCCCGATCGTGCTGGTGCTGGCGCTTGCGGGCTCGCTGGCCACCCAGGATGCCGTCCCCGTCACCGCCGGGACGCTCCCCACGCACCGTCCGCTGTTCGTCTCCCTCCTCGTCGGCGCCGTCATCCTCGTCGCCGCGCTCACCTACTTCCCGGTCCTCGCTCTCGGACCGCTCGCGGAAGGACTCGCCTGA
- the kdpB gene encoding potassium-transporting ATPase subunit KdpB translates to MSTLTSPAHTAGSPAPRGGLSWAQIVAALPGALRKLDPRDQWRNPVMFIVWVGAVLTTLLAIAEPFLGGPQDSGGTPVPAAFTAVIAVWLWLTVVFANVAESVAEGRGKAQADTLRKTRTSTTAHRVRGYDATADAGAVSAASEDIASAELRLGDVVVVTAGELVPGDGDIVWGIASVDESAITGESAPVIREAGGDRSAVTGGTRVLSDRIVVRITSRPGETFVDRMIALVEGAARQKTPNEIALNILLASLSIVFVVVALVLDPVASYAASPVSITVLVALLVCLIPTTIGALLSAIGIAGMDRLVQRNVLAMSGRAVEAAGDVTTLLLDKTGTITYGNRRAAAFVPLAGVADQDLVRAASLSSLADPTPEGTSIVELAVAEGVDVGASAPGEIVPFTAQTRMSGLDLPDGTRIRKGAGSAVVAWLEAEGGPLPSGMRAELDEHTQHISQSGGTPLVVATRSAAGQGRILGVVHLKDIVKDGLSERFAELRSMGIRTVMITGDNPLTAAAIAKEAGVDDFLAEATPEDKLALIRREQEGGNLVAMTGDGTNDAPALAQADVGVAMNSGTSAAKEAGNMVDLDSDPTKLIDIVRIGKQLLITRGALTTFSIANDIAKYFAIIPAMFMGVFPGLAVLNVMGLHSPASAVLSAVVFNAIIIVILIPLSLRGVRYRAVSASSMLARNLLVYGLGGIVAPFIGIWLIDLVVRLIPGF, encoded by the coding sequence ATGTCCACACTCACCTCGCCCGCGCACACCGCAGGCTCGCCCGCGCCGCGCGGCGGGCTCTCCTGGGCGCAGATCGTCGCCGCGCTCCCCGGTGCGCTGCGCAAGCTCGACCCCCGCGACCAGTGGCGCAACCCCGTCATGTTCATCGTGTGGGTGGGGGCGGTCCTCACGACCCTCCTCGCGATCGCGGAGCCGTTCCTGGGCGGGCCGCAGGACTCCGGCGGCACACCCGTGCCCGCCGCCTTCACCGCCGTGATCGCGGTGTGGCTGTGGCTCACGGTCGTGTTCGCCAACGTCGCGGAGTCCGTCGCCGAGGGGCGGGGCAAGGCCCAGGCCGACACGCTGCGCAAGACCCGCACCAGCACGACCGCGCACCGGGTGCGCGGCTACGACGCGACGGCGGACGCGGGTGCCGTCTCCGCCGCGTCCGAGGACATCGCCTCTGCCGAGCTTCGACTCGGCGACGTCGTCGTGGTCACCGCCGGCGAGCTCGTCCCCGGCGACGGCGACATCGTCTGGGGGATCGCCTCGGTCGACGAGTCGGCCATCACGGGCGAGTCCGCGCCCGTGATCCGCGAGGCCGGCGGCGACCGGAGCGCCGTCACCGGCGGCACCCGCGTGCTGTCGGACCGCATCGTGGTGCGCATCACCTCGAGGCCCGGGGAGACCTTCGTCGACCGGATGATCGCGCTGGTCGAGGGCGCCGCCCGTCAGAAGACGCCCAACGAGATCGCCCTGAACATCCTGCTCGCGAGCCTGTCCATCGTCTTCGTCGTGGTGGCGCTCGTGCTCGACCCCGTCGCCTCCTACGCCGCCAGCCCCGTGAGCATCACGGTTCTCGTCGCCCTGCTCGTCTGCCTCATCCCGACCACGATCGGCGCGCTCCTGTCGGCGATCGGCATCGCCGGGATGGACCGGCTCGTCCAGCGCAACGTGCTCGCGATGTCGGGCCGCGCGGTCGAGGCCGCGGGCGACGTGACGACGCTCCTGCTCGACAAGACCGGGACCATCACCTACGGCAACCGCCGCGCGGCGGCCTTCGTGCCCCTCGCCGGCGTGGCCGATCAGGACCTGGTCCGGGCGGCATCCCTCTCCTCCCTGGCCGATCCGACGCCCGAGGGGACCTCGATCGTCGAGCTCGCCGTGGCCGAGGGCGTGGACGTCGGCGCCTCCGCCCCCGGCGAGATCGTGCCGTTCACGGCGCAGACCCGGATGTCGGGCCTCGACCTGCCGGACGGCACCCGCATCCGCAAGGGCGCCGGCTCCGCCGTCGTCGCCTGGCTCGAGGCGGAGGGCGGCCCGCTGCCGAGCGGCATGCGCGCCGAGCTCGACGAGCACACCCAGCACATCTCGCAGTCCGGCGGCACTCCGCTCGTGGTCGCGACCCGCTCCGCGGCGGGCCAGGGCCGCATCCTCGGTGTCGTGCACCTCAAGGACATCGTGAAGGACGGGCTGTCCGAGCGGTTCGCGGAGCTGCGCAGCATGGGCATCCGCACGGTCATGATCACGGGAGACAACCCCCTGACGGCCGCGGCGATCGCGAAGGAGGCGGGGGTCGACGACTTCCTCGCCGAGGCGACCCCGGAGGACAAGCTCGCGCTCATCCGCAGGGAGCAGGAGGGCGGCAACCTCGTCGCGATGACGGGCGACGGCACGAACGACGCGCCCGCGCTCGCTCAGGCCGACGTCGGCGTCGCGATGAACTCCGGCACCTCGGCGGCCAAGGAGGCCGGCAACATGGTCGACCTCGACTCGGACCCCACCAAGCTCATCGACATCGTGCGGATCGGCAAACAGCTGCTGATCACCCGCGGCGCGCTGACGACGTTCTCGATCGCCAACGACATCGCGAAGTACTTCGCCATCATCCCCGCCATGTTCATGGGGGTCTTCCCCGGCTTGGCGGTGCTCAACGTCATGGGGCTGCACTCGCCCGCCTCGGCGGTCCTGTCGGCGGTCGTCTTCAACGCGATCATCATCGTGATCCTCATCCCGCTCTCGCTGCGCGGGGTGCGGTACCGGGCGGTCAGCGCGTCGAGCATGCTCGCCCGCAATCTGCTCGTCTACGGGCTCGGCGGCATCGTCGCCCCGTTCATCGGCATCTGGCTCATCGACCTCGTCGTGCGCCTCATCCCCGGCTTCTGA
- a CDS encoding acetamidase/formamidase family protein — translation MTVEILQPGTGEIPGDHYLASSPTTVVWGRLPCAADAPVLTIDPGQTVTIDTVSHEGILEDQGKDPLAYFSGHGVPASSVLEDAIDIARELARDPLADGPHVVTGPIHVTGAEPGDLLKITVETLVPRVPYGVISNRHGKGALVGVLPRGEHNVSVFAPVEDRDGALHGVLPLAEGGPRDVAFPLAPFLGTMGVAVAGDTRPHSVPPGSHGGNIDINLLVEGAVLYLPVQVPGALAYVGDPHFAQGDGEVALTALEASLRATLRFEIVPRRDALAAFGEVTGPLVRTSEYLVPTGLDPDLGEAMRRCVRAALDLLQARYGMAEHLAYAYLSAATDFDISQVVDIVCGVHARIRESDFAAVPAASPASTSRTSASAASASAASPEGHIA, via the coding sequence ATGACCGTCGAGATCCTGCAGCCCGGCACCGGGGAGATCCCGGGCGACCACTATCTCGCCTCGAGCCCCACGACCGTCGTGTGGGGGCGTCTCCCGTGCGCCGCCGACGCGCCCGTCCTCACGATCGATCCCGGCCAGACCGTCACGATCGACACGGTCAGCCATGAGGGCATCCTCGAGGACCAGGGCAAGGATCCGCTCGCGTACTTCTCCGGTCACGGCGTGCCCGCGTCGTCCGTGCTGGAGGATGCGATCGACATCGCCCGCGAGCTCGCACGCGACCCGCTCGCCGACGGTCCGCACGTCGTCACGGGGCCGATCCACGTGACCGGCGCCGAGCCGGGCGACCTGCTCAAGATCACGGTCGAGACCCTCGTGCCGCGCGTGCCCTATGGCGTGATCTCGAACCGGCACGGCAAGGGCGCCCTCGTGGGCGTGCTGCCGCGGGGCGAGCACAACGTGAGCGTCTTCGCGCCCGTCGAGGACCGCGACGGCGCGCTGCACGGAGTGCTGCCGCTGGCCGAGGGCGGACCGCGGGATGTCGCCTTCCCGCTCGCGCCGTTCCTCGGCACCATGGGCGTCGCGGTCGCGGGCGACACGCGTCCGCACTCGGTCCCGCCGGGCAGCCACGGCGGCAACATCGACATCAACCTGCTCGTCGAGGGCGCCGTGCTGTACCTGCCCGTGCAGGTCCCGGGCGCGCTCGCGTACGTCGGCGACCCCCACTTCGCGCAGGGCGACGGGGAGGTCGCCCTCACCGCGCTGGAGGCGTCGTTGCGCGCGACGCTGCGGTTCGAGATCGTGCCGCGCCGGGATGCGCTCGCCGCCTTCGGCGAGGTCACGGGCCCCCTCGTGCGCACGAGCGAGTACCTCGTGCCGACGGGTCTGGACCCCGACCTGGGCGAGGCGATGCGGCGGTGCGTGCGCGCCGCGCTCGACCTGCTGCAGGCGCGCTACGGCATGGCCGAGCATCTCGCGTATGCGTACCTGTCGGCGGCGACCGACTTCGACATCTCGCAGGTGGTCGATATCGTCTGCGGTGTGCACGCCCGCATCCGTGAGTCCGACTTCGCCGCCGTCCCCGCGGCATCCCCCGCATCCACGTCCCGCACATCCGCATCCGCCGCATCCGCATCCGCCGCATCCCCCGAGGGGCACATCGCATGA
- a CDS encoding Zn-dependent hydrolase, protein MAHLDATPDRIAAAARRVMARCDELARVTATPGSVERVYLSPEHARVNRLVAEWMRELGMRSRQDAAGNQLGRLDRIAGDALVPDEPALVLGSHLDTVLDAGRFDGIVGVLMALEVARLLRAPLGDDRYGVRLPFALEVIAFSDEEGTRFGKALLGSSAVAGIWRDDWWALKDAEGTTLRQAFLEFGLDPARIGEAARRPEQLVGYLEAHIEQGPELDRRGEPLAVVSSIAAARRFQLVVEGEARHAGGTPYDMRRDALLGASEAALAVERICASEHHIIGTVGQLEAFPGAVNVVPGEAHFSLDLRGEFDGERDRVWDRIAREFDGIMGRRHLRWRAREVHSAPAVMCAPLLQDVVREGIVSALPGVSDDPATLFSPAGHDGMSIGAVTDVGMLFLRKPRRDQPPPGRVGLGRGRGTRHPCARRVRPLPRRRPRLRPPPLSSRRLLPNARPHGSRQHPAATRMDSVRTPSSGLPGVLHRRCACGVRLRHRGRPSLSEVSRAGRVVRARRHRPVRAGRPDRQSGGEARPFGRRLGAAQWAGRRAGVIVFQILGVVLGVAAVVYLVFALVRPEKF, encoded by the coding sequence ATGGCCCATCTCGACGCGACGCCCGACCGGATCGCGGCGGCGGCGCGGCGGGTCATGGCCCGCTGTGACGAGCTCGCCCGGGTGACGGCCACTCCGGGAAGCGTCGAGCGGGTCTACCTCTCGCCGGAGCATGCCCGCGTCAACCGGCTCGTGGCGGAGTGGATGCGCGAGCTGGGGATGCGTTCCCGGCAGGATGCCGCCGGCAACCAGCTCGGGCGACTCGATCGCATCGCCGGCGACGCGCTCGTGCCCGACGAGCCCGCGCTCGTGCTCGGCTCGCACCTGGACACCGTGCTCGACGCGGGGCGCTTCGACGGGATCGTGGGGGTGCTCATGGCCCTCGAGGTCGCGCGCCTCCTGCGCGCCCCTCTCGGCGACGACCGCTACGGGGTGCGGCTGCCGTTCGCGCTCGAGGTCATCGCGTTCTCCGACGAGGAGGGCACCCGCTTCGGCAAGGCGCTGCTGGGCTCGTCCGCCGTGGCGGGCATCTGGCGCGACGACTGGTGGGCGCTGAAGGATGCCGAGGGCACGACGCTGCGGCAGGCGTTCCTCGAGTTCGGCCTGGATCCCGCGCGCATCGGTGAGGCGGCGCGTCGACCGGAGCAGCTCGTGGGCTACCTCGAGGCGCACATCGAGCAGGGGCCCGAGCTCGACCGCCGGGGGGAGCCGCTCGCGGTCGTGTCCTCGATCGCCGCCGCCCGCCGCTTCCAGCTCGTGGTCGAGGGCGAGGCGCGGCACGCGGGGGGAACCCCCTACGACATGCGCCGCGACGCCCTGCTCGGGGCGTCCGAGGCGGCGCTCGCCGTCGAGCGCATCTGCGCGAGCGAGCATCACATCATCGGCACGGTGGGTCAGCTGGAGGCCTTCCCCGGGGCCGTGAACGTGGTGCCCGGCGAGGCGCACTTCTCCCTCGACCTGCGCGGCGAGTTCGACGGCGAGCGCGACCGCGTCTGGGATCGGATCGCCCGCGAGTTCGACGGCATCATGGGTCGGCGGCACCTGCGCTGGCGCGCGCGCGAGGTGCACAGCGCGCCGGCGGTCATGTGCGCGCCGCTGCTGCAGGACGTCGTGCGCGAGGGCATCGTGTCCGCGCTCCCGGGCGTCTCCGACGATCCGGCGACCCTGTTCAGCCCCGCGGGACACGACGGGATGTCGATCGGCGCCGTGACGGATGTCGGCATGCTCTTCCTCCGCAAACCCCGACGGGATCAGCCACCACCCGGACGAGTCGGTCTCGGGCGCGGACGTGGCACTCGGCATCCGTGCGCTCGCCGAGTCCGTCCTCTCCCTCGCCGCCGACCGCGGCTGAGGCCGCCTCCGCTCTCTTCGAGAAGGCTCCTCCCGAACGCCCGGCCGCACGGATCCCGTCAGCATCCGGCCGCGACCCGTATGGATTCCGTGAGGACCCCGTCCTCCGGCCTCCCCGGGGTGTTGCATCGTCGATGCGCCTGTGGCGTGCGGCTCCGGCACCGGGGTCGTCCTTCTCTGAGTGAGGTGTCTCGTGCTGGACGTGTTGTACGTGCTCGGCGTCATCGCCCTGTTCGTGCTGGTCGCCCTGATCGGCAAAGCGGTGGAGAAGCTCGGCCCTTCGGCCGGCGACTCGGCGCCGCGCAGTGGGCGGGGAGGCGAGCGGGCGTGATCGTCTTCCAGATCCTCGGCGTCGTGCTCGGCGTCGCGGCCGTCGTCTATCTCGTGTTCGCGCTGGTCCGCCCGGAGAAGTTCTGA